The following nucleotide sequence is from Apium graveolens cultivar Ventura chromosome 4, ASM990537v1, whole genome shotgun sequence.
ATCTTTTCTGCAAGCAAAATACGAGCCTTAGTATAAATAAGTGTTTAGGTTTATAATGACTAATATATACAGGATGGAGTTTAAATCACTTACACAATATGGTCACTTAACCATCCTTCATATCTATCTTCGAGCATCTGTGGAAGATCCCAGTGGTATAAAGTTACATAAGGCTGAATTCCTGACAGGAAGCTACAGCAGACTCTTCAAAACCGCTGTACAGACTTAATAACAAGAAAGTTCTTTGTATAATTTGCATTTTTTGCTAACTGACCTTTTTCCAGTAAATAATCTAATAGGTTATTGTAGTATTTCAATCCATCTGGATTTGGTTCTCCTGTTCCATCTGTATATACAAAATTGTAATGTTAAGACAGGTTATCCGCTTATCGCTAAGGCTTAAACCATTTCATAGCGGCAAAGTTTCAGCTTACTCGGAAAGATTCTTGACCATGAAATTGAGAATCTGTAGGCATCCATTCCCATGTCCTTCATCAAGTCAATGTCCGTCTGCAATGTAATTTAATATTCAAGTTATAATTTCCATTTGGTTAGTTTGAGACGAAGGAAAGTTCAACTTTAACTTAAAGTATGATATCACTAGTAGTATTATATAACGTTAGTTGTCAGCACCTAAAGCTATTCCATTCTTATCTTTAAGAAGTCAGTGACATGCTCTTTGACATCATTAGCTTTGGTATTATCCAAAAATTTCTACCTTCATACTAATCTAATGCATTCGGAAAACTTTATCACTATAAGCTTTGGTTTATCATCTATTCTGAAAATTGACCGATAACTTGATTTCAATTCTGTAGTGATAATAATGTGAACAAGGAAGTAACAAAGGAAGGTAGGAATTAGAAAGTAAATTAATGTGGCggaaaaggaaaagaagatgataCGATAATCTAAAGTAAATAAGAAGAAATAGTATGAGAATGATGAAGCATAAAAGAAGTAGATCATCATTGAAAGTGTAAACTAACCTTAAAGCGATGATAATGATCCACTGCCGTGTTTGCATTGCTGAAGTCCAAAATCTTGCCTGAACAAACAATCCATGTCAAGCACAACCTGATATACACTATACTTACTCTACCAATTTCTCTCCTTAAGCCTTCGGATAGTTATATAATTTTCGATGTTTTAAGTTAGTACCTGTCCGGCTTGCAAAGGTATCCCAAATGTTAGCACCCTTGTTTCCTTCATTCACAGCACCTTCAAACTAATAATACACACACATAAACCATTTGACATAACCAAATGAGCATCAAATTATAAGTTAAAAATGAAAGGCATGGAAATGAAGATACCTGATAAGCAGAAGAAGCAGTACCAAAGATAAAGCCTTGGGGAAAATGGGCTCGGCTGATGGACTCAGAATTCCAAACAAGACATGCCAACAACACTAACAACATTAACAACTTGTCCGACATAACTTCTACTACAAAAACCAACTCAATGCAAAACTGCAAATATGTCTGTATATATTACAATTCAATATTATATAGAGAATGATAGATTTATATATATGTTGCACAAAATTTAGCTTGCACTCCAACTAAAGATGCGGGGGCAGGATCGCTTCTTGTTGCGTGAACGCGCGTGTTAATGCACCAAAAAGATACGTACAAGATATATATTCACTAGTCATAGCAAACAGAACTGATATTTTTCAGAACTGGTATTGTCTATATGAGAACTTTTATAACTATATTGCACGCGCTGTTATATATCATATAAAATTATACAGATTCATAACATAAAACTTTTCTAAGAAGGGGCAGGATGAAGAGCTGCAATTTGAGCTCCTTGTGGTGACATAGGTTGAGAAAAGCAGTTGCAAACTtcaatcaattaattaaaataagaATAGGGTGTATTATAACATTCTTAGTAAATAGCAGCCCCGTTTTTGTCGACTGCCTTCtttacttaaaaataattattttacttGGTGGAGTAAGGAATAAACAAACATGCTCTGCTCAAGTCGGTGAAGTGGATTGTTTGGACTCTAATGCAAAATCATTGGATgaatagttttttttttaattgtGGGAAAATATCCCCGCTAGATCGTGCTCCCGAGTTGGATTAACGATAAATGtaaaaaaaataataacaaatgacttcgaaaaatttcaaattaaataTGTTCAAGATAAGTTAATTCATGTATAACAAAAATCCTAAATTCAAAAACTTAAATACGACGCGACTTTCTTGATTTATTATGTTAATCCTATTTTTGAAACTTACACGGCGTTAATCCTATccatgattttttttataaaaagatTATATTACCACGTGATTAGGACCAAGACCCCGGATAATTTTTTTCCGCTAAATCCCCCAAATGGAATTGATAAGAATGAAATGTATGAAATTTTTTGTACAGACTACATTAGAgcattttctttaaatatattataaaatattgacTCTTAACAATTTAATATACATTCACCTTCAACGACATTTTTTATATCcactatttaaataatattttaatattaaaatatttttatttaataggAATACAATACAAAGTGGAGAGAGAAAGTGGGTGGTTGAATTACTTAATAACAAAATACTCCTTCTGTacctcccaattgttatcgttcCTGGGAGACTGTCAGACACGCAATTTAAGATGAAGAGAAAATATAgttctttaaatttttttaaaatttttatttttctgaataaaagtttaaacattctatttttattcagaaaaagaattttttttaaaaaagttataGAAATATACTTTTTAGTCATCTTAAAATGTGTGTCACATACTCTCCgaaaacgataacaattgggagggacggagggagtataagtTAAGAGCGGATAGTTGGCTCTTAAAAGAGACCAAAGATATAAGACTCTTAAGATTTTAAAGAGTCTCTTTGGAGCTCTAATTTTGAAAATGTTCTTTATTTTTCCAGTTAAGAGCTTGTTGAAGATGCAATCCGTGGTACCATTTCTAACAACACAACCGCAATACAAAAGTAGTCCAATCCACAGCCCAAACACTAAACCCAAACACAAAATATCGGCACAAAATATCGGCCCAATAACACAACCCTAAATCCACATATATAATCATCTCATTCTTCTCATTTCCTCTGTTCTCCAAACCCTAGAGCAGAGAtacacacaacaaaatcaatggGTCGGGTTATCAGAGCACAACGTAAAGGAGCGGGTAGTGTATTCAAGTCCCACACTCACCACCGCAAAGGACCCGCTCGATTCCGGAGCCTCGATTTCGGTGAGCGAAACGGTTACTTGAAAGGGGTGGTTACCGAGATAATCCATGACCCGGGTCGTGGAGCTCCGCTTGCTCGGGTCACTTTCAGACACCCGTTCCGTTACAAGCATCAGAAGGAGCTGTTTGTAGCTGCGGAGGGTATGTATACTGGTCAGTTCATATTTTGTGGAAAGAAGGCTAATCTTATGGTTGGTAATGTGTTGCCTTTGAGGTCTATTCCTGAGGGTGCTGTTGTTTGTAATGTTGAGCATCACGTCGGTGATCGCGGTACTCTTGCTAGAGCTTCTGGAGATTACGCTATTGTTATTAGTCATAATCCCGATAACGGAACCTCCAGGTATGATAATTTTGTATTGTTTAGTTGTTTAAGCTAATGTTATGTTGGTTTTTGTATTAGGATTGTTATTTTAGGTGATATTGCTAGAAATTGTGCTAATTATTGGAAATGTGGATGGTTTGTGCTATTTAAAGCTTAGTGTGTTTTGTTGTGATATGCCGAGAAAAGTATGATGCAATGTTACTGTTGTCTTTCTGAGAAATGTTTAAGTATTTGCATTATGATAATTAGGCGCTTATTGGAATTTTTTGTTGTTACATTACTCAGGGTAGAACTAGTGTAATGTTAATTCTATGCAGTCATTTACTATATAAACATGTTATATCTTTGAATAAGCTTCAATTTAAAAGACATCTCATGCACTTGTCACTCAAATTTTTACCCTTCTGTGGGCTTCTTTTTAGGAATTAGAAACCGTGATCCTTCTAGTCAATATGTAAATATTATGTTCATTTGTGGGTTTGCAGTTATTTTTATTGGAAAATTATATTGTTCTTAGCAAGCAATTGGGTTTGTGCAGACTAGAGGGTTGTGTGAGCTAGAGGGGCATTTATGTGCCTCGGTAGTCAAGAAACAAACATAATCAGATATTAAGTTGCTATGTAACTATTGTTTGCAGAGAACTGGTGAAGTATCTGTTGTTATCCAGTCTCCGGTCATAGTTTTGCATTTCTTCATTTGAAAATAAGACAGAGCTTGTTATTGTCGAAATATATGTAGTTTGTTAAATATCCCAGCCACACTATTTATCTGGATGAGTGGATGTTGATCATTTTAATAAAGACATTCCATGTCCTATCAATTAATTTTTTTGCTGCTATCCTGCTAGTTGATTTGTTTTTTTGTTCCCATATGGTAAAAGCGAAACAAGTTCATCTTGCTGACAACAATACTTTAGCATGAAAGTTTTCTTGTTGAATTTCAACATTTGTAATTTCATGCAAGTTTCACAATTCAGAAATTCTGATTGTGTTCCTTTGGTTTGCTTATAATAGGATCAAGCTTCCATCTGGTTCCAAGAAAATTGTTCCTAGTGGTTGTCGTGCTATGATTGGCCAGGTTGCTGGTGGAGGAAGAACTGAGAAGCCTATGCTTAAGGCTGGAAATGCTTATCACAAGTATCGTGTGAAACGTAACTGCTGGCCCAAGGTTCGTGGTGTTGCTATGAATCCCGTTGAGCATCCTCATGGTGGTGGTAACCACCAACATATTGGTCATGCCAGTACTGTTCGTCGTGATGCACCACCTGGGCAGAAAGTTGGTCTCATTGCAGCTAGGAGGACTGGTCGGCTCCGTGGGCAAGCTGCTGCTACTGCCTCTAAAGCTGATAAAGCATAGTTTTTGTGTTTTCCTATCAAATTGATATACTGCTTTGACTTAATTTGTTCGCTCACTAGGAATGTGCCGTTTAAGTTTTTGCTACTTTATGTTGTGGATTGGAGTTTTAAAGTTGGTTTTATATATCACGACTTTATAAGTATGCTTAGAAGTTAGAAGGAAGTTTTTTCTGTTTATTACTTTATTGCGATGTTGGTCGCTTGGTGCTACTTCTCTTGATAGATGGTTTCACTGCCCCTTAATAATTTCTTATATTGATCGAGTATGATTCAGTGTTTACAAATGATCATTGCACTTGTAAACAAATGTGCTAGAGATTGATTGTCAAGAAGGTTGTACATAAGTTTTTCTTTTGTGGTTAAATTTGTTAGAGCTTGTACTTTTGTACATAAGTTTGGGACTGTTCAAGACTTCAAGACTGTGCTGCAGCTGTCTTTAATCCAGGTCACCTTCAGATGGCAGAAGTGTTTTTAAAACTTTATTTATGGCAGAAGTGTTTTTAAAGCCTGAATGTTGGATTAGCGTTAAATAATATTTGACACACAAATGTCAAATACCGAATTAATTTAATATCGGTGTTTGAAAATAATATTAGTTACACAAAATACAAAAATATAGTATGAAATGCATAGAGAAACATAtatgaaaataaaaaatataccATCTAATTATTATAGTGtaaattttaacaaaaaatatatattattatagcGTAAAACCTATGCTATTATTGTGGCAGGTTTATAAAAATTGttaattaaaacaactttaaGACCCATGTTTTTCATTAATAACAAAAGTTTTTTTTAGTCGTAAATACTGTTGTAAAAATCGGTAATCGGAAGAGATTGGTCAAAATACCGATTTAGGGTTAATTAAAAAATCGGGAATTAATCCGAGAAAAAGTCGGATGCATTTTTAtatttcaaattttatttaatttgaataTCTTATTTTGTTAGTAATTTAGTAATTTATAagctaatatatatatttatcatattatataatttatagttatctaaatttaattaaaattttattttattatagaaaAAGTTTATTTTCAATATGTCTATCAAGAATCAAAGAAAAATACGTAGAgattatattaaattttaaatcgGATCGATCACGAAAATTAACTGGAAATTAATAGTTAAAATGGAGAAGTTTAAGAACGCCCAAAAAAACGCAAAAAACAGGAGTATTTTCTTTTCGTGCTCTCTAAAGTCTAGGGTTATAAAGAGCGATGACCAAAaatacattttttaaaaaaattgtaacaATAATATCACATTTTCAAGTATATGACCAAAAATATCCATCTAATACGCATTTGAGAAATGTGTATTaggtaaaaaaaataaaaaaaaaagaaaaaaaacagaaacaaaacaaaagtcaCGCATTTCTAAAATGCGTATCACCAAAAGTCGAAGGGTGAGACGCATTTTCCAAATGCGtatttcttttatatatttttttttaaacatttttttatacAAATTACTCGTTTGTTAAATGCTTATTAGTAATACATAACTTAAAAATGCGTATTATAGTGGTATTTTTGGCTGATGATATTCTTGTCGCCCACTTCAAAAAAAGtggtatttttgtaattttttcgGTTATAAATAATCTCTCAGTGTCCCCGCCGTTGTAAAACCCTAATTTCACAGAGCTTCAACCATTTTCGTCTCCTATGGTGAGCCTTTTCTTTCCATATCTATCAATTGGCATTCTTCATTTTCATGTATTTTATTGTATTTCCATATCCTATGAATTTGTAGGCTCCAAAGAAAGGTGTAAAGCTTCCGGTAGCCGCGAAGAAGAAAGCGGtatgagttttatgtttttttgaTGCAATTGGTATGAATTGTGAATTGACTGTGTTTAGAAGAAAATTTAAAATGTATTGGGGGTATTTTGTAGGATAAGGTTATGAATCCGTTGTTCGAGAAGCGTCCTAAGCAGTTTGGCATAGGAGGTGCAATTCCACCTAAGAGGGATATGCATAGGTTTGTAAGATGGCCAAAGGTGGTTCAAATTCAGCGCAAGAGGATGATTCTTAAGCAGCGATTGAAGGTCCCACCTGCTTTGAATCAGTTCACTAAGACCCTGGACAAGAATCTCGGTCAGTTATCAATGTAGCTTAAAATTGTTTCTTACTTGAAGGATTCTATTGCAGGATGTAATCGACCTTTACATTTTTGTACCTAGTGGCTGATTATTGTATATGTTAGTCATGTTGTTTAATTATTTAAGTAGAAAAATGAAATTTGTTAGCCTGTTCGAATTTCTTGTAAGTTGTACTCTTGTTTGTATGATCCTTATCTATAATTTAGTCTGTGGCTCATGCTAGATGTTGCTTAGTTCAATGCATTTCATTCTGGATAAATATGAAATGGTGAAATTATTTTCCTGTTAATAGAGTATTAAGTCTTGATGAGATTAAAGTATTGTTATGCTCTTTTTATGTAAAAACTTTTAAGTTCATTTGAAAACCTTATTTGAAGTGTAAAATTGTATACAAGAGGATTCAGGTTGAACTGTGTTTGAGTGAAGTAGTTGTAGATGAAGGCACGAATTAGCCATTCTAAGAGTCAATTCAGTACACTAAGACAGAAATCTTATTTAATATGTAGCTTTGTTGGTCAGTCAATGTGGATATTTTAGTAGAGAGAAACCTTAAGGAGTAAAGGGTATGAAGAGACTGAAACAGCTTCCTGAAGAATCTCCATATTCTTAGAAGCAATTTCTATGTTTGGCACAATGTTCAGTTTTTATAATCTATGAGATTCTTTGTTAAacattatttatttttgaaatggGGCAAAGGCCTGCATTTCCTTATAGAGAACTCAGTTTACAGAGTTCAAGCACTAAAGCCTTTTCCTTGATTGGGATTGTATTTCTTTTAGGCTATAGCTTCCGTATTAAGTATTATTAAGTAGGCTTGCATCCACAGTG
It contains:
- the LOC141721265 gene encoding large ribosomal subunit protein uL2 — encoded protein: MGRVIRAQRKGAGSVFKSHTHHRKGPARFRSLDFGERNGYLKGVVTEIIHDPGRGAPLARVTFRHPFRYKHQKELFVAAEGMYTGQFIFCGKKANLMVGNVLPLRSIPEGAVVCNVEHHVGDRGTLARASGDYAIVISHNPDNGTSRIKLPSGSKKIVPSGCRAMIGQVAGGGRTEKPMLKAGNAYHKYRVKRNCWPKVRGVAMNPVEHPHGGGNHQHIGHASTVRRDAPPGQKVGLIAARRTGRLRGQAAATASKADKA